From one Candidatus Methanoplasma termitum genomic stretch:
- a CDS encoding DNA-directed RNA polymerase subunit P produces the protein MYRCAKCNEPIRNVNALGLQCEKCGSKIFFKERPNVKKVLKSD, from the coding sequence ATGTACAGATGCGCTAAATGCAACGAGCCTATCAGGAACGTGAACGCACTGGGGCTCCAGTGCGAGAAATGCGGATCGAAGATCTTCTTCAAGGAAAGACCGAATGTGAAGAAGGTCCTGAAATCCGACTGA
- a CDS encoding KEOPS complex subunit Pcc1 codes for MFAAEIRITSDDAPSIIIALSPEAGRELPRTKASVRTEGGTGIIELTASDASAMRAALNSYLECIRITEDITKITR; via the coding sequence ATGTTCGCCGCCGAGATACGGATAACCTCGGATGATGCGCCAAGCATCATCATCGCACTGAGCCCGGAAGCGGGAAGGGAACTTCCCCGCACAAAGGCCTCGGTCAGGACCGAGGGCGGCACAGGCATAATAGAGCTTACCGCCTCAGACGCTTCGGCGATGAGAGCAGCATTGAACTCGTATCTGGAATGCATAAGGATTACCGAAGACATAACCAAAATAACAAGGTGA
- a CDS encoding prefoldin subunit beta, which produces MNNISPQLQNQIAQFQQTQQQLQAVSTQKLQMEAQKREMERTSEELAKATGDVYKSSGSLLIKVDDKDKVKADLDESLETMEVRIKGLERQEKSLREKYESLQETINKAMGQA; this is translated from the coding sequence ATGAACAACATCAGCCCACAGCTACAGAACCAGATAGCTCAGTTCCAGCAGACGCAGCAGCAGCTGCAAGCGGTATCGACCCAGAAACTACAGATGGAAGCTCAGAAAAGGGAGATGGAGAGGACCTCCGAAGAACTTGCGAAAGCAACAGGAGATGTCTACAAAAGCTCCGGCTCGCTTCTCATCAAAGTTGATGACAAAGATAAAGTAAAAGCAGACCTCGACGAATCGCTTGAGACCATGGAAGTAAGGATCAAAGGTCTCGAACGCCAGGAGAAGTCGCTCCGCGAAAAGTATGAGTCTCTACAAGAGACCATAAACAAAGCAATGGGTCAGGCATAA
- a CDS encoding ABC transporter ATP-binding protein has product MESLILKDVKKSYGEHEAVKGISFSVEEGEVFGLIGPNGSGKTTTLRMISTLLRVTSGSITVCGHDVMTESDNVRKEISYLPEDAGAYKNLTGRGYLKFMAGFFAEGDDFEKMVERGMELADLGSRIDSKVDTYSKGMARRLLIARAIMPSPRVAIMDEVTSGLDVINAYEIREVIRNIAKGGVTILMSSHNMFEVDMLCDRVAMIDDGRLILTGTPADLKERYRAPNLEEVFVKAVKG; this is encoded by the coding sequence ATGGAATCACTTATCCTAAAAGATGTGAAAAAATCATATGGAGAACATGAGGCCGTCAAAGGTATCAGTTTCTCTGTGGAAGAGGGAGAGGTCTTCGGACTTATCGGCCCCAACGGTTCCGGCAAGACCACCACGCTCCGTATGATCTCCACACTTCTGAGAGTTACGTCAGGAAGCATCACGGTGTGCGGCCATGACGTAATGACCGAATCAGATAATGTCAGAAAGGAGATCAGCTACCTTCCGGAGGATGCTGGAGCCTACAAGAACCTTACCGGGAGAGGCTATCTGAAGTTCATGGCCGGATTCTTCGCTGAAGGCGATGACTTCGAAAAGATGGTCGAGCGCGGGATGGAGCTTGCCGACCTCGGGAGCAGGATCGATTCAAAGGTGGACACTTACAGCAAAGGGATGGCAAGGAGACTTCTGATCGCAAGGGCGATAATGCCTTCCCCCAGAGTAGCGATAATGGATGAGGTGACATCGGGACTGGACGTCATCAACGCTTACGAGATCAGAGAGGTCATCAGGAACATCGCAAAGGGAGGAGTGACCATCCTTATGTCCTCACATAATATGTTCGAAGTGGACATGCTCTGCGACCGGGTCGCAATGATCGATGACGGCCGCCTCATCCTTACGGGAACGCCGGCCGATCTTAAGGAGAGATACCGTGCGCCCAATTTGGAAGAAGTGTTCGTAAAGGCGGTGAAGGGATGA
- a CDS encoding ABC transporter permease, which yields MNHLVNLTKKELKELLTPAALIPIVVIALIFVLIGSAVGGEVSNATGAQKIGFVNNDVPTPGETDFSLTVYEGIINFYNTTYGLSLDDKNAGDYIITLDAGTAEQITQEMIDKGIGAAIGIDPGFSDKINTRDPNVPGTISTYYVFQNKGLVSSATGDISTLTTFTFISHEISVNLAGNDTDAQFILTPVVMSGNPYTNINGTIYNDGVTPSLISSSLQSQNTLVPIIIMIVIMMIGSMVISSMGNEKENKTLETLLTIPVSRTTIVFSKLLGSAIVGLIYGIIYMIGMSVYISNISGSIAGANLSDYGLGMGIEDYAIMGIMIFLAIFCGLGLCMIMGAFAKNYRAAQTMLMPITVLAIVPMFVTLFSSWSALPTFLKGVMFAIPFSHPMMAMNNLMFGNMTLIFAGIVYMLIFALVTILITVRIYKSDILLTGIGKGSGKSLLERRRALLMSGFAYIRKQK from the coding sequence ATGAACCACCTTGTTAACCTGACAAAGAAAGAGCTTAAGGAGCTCCTTACGCCTGCGGCGTTGATCCCGATCGTTGTTATTGCGCTCATTTTCGTCCTGATCGGATCTGCTGTGGGCGGCGAGGTCAGCAATGCGACGGGCGCACAGAAGATCGGGTTCGTGAACAATGATGTCCCGACACCGGGTGAGACCGATTTCTCGTTGACTGTCTATGAAGGGATCATCAATTTCTACAACACAACATACGGCCTGTCTTTGGATGACAAGAATGCGGGAGACTACATCATAACGCTGGATGCCGGAACGGCAGAACAGATAACGCAGGAAATGATAGACAAAGGGATAGGTGCTGCGATCGGGATCGATCCGGGATTCTCGGACAAGATAAATACCAGGGATCCTAACGTCCCGGGAACCATCAGTACATACTATGTGTTCCAGAACAAAGGGCTTGTAAGTTCTGCGACCGGCGATATCTCAACACTTACGACCTTTACATTCATATCCCATGAAATATCTGTGAATTTGGCCGGAAACGACACAGACGCACAATTCATACTTACTCCGGTAGTCATGTCGGGCAACCCGTACACAAACATCAACGGGACCATATACAACGACGGCGTGACACCGTCACTGATATCCTCATCGTTACAGAGCCAGAACACCCTGGTGCCGATCATTATCATGATCGTGATAATGATGATAGGAAGCATGGTCATATCCTCGATGGGGAACGAGAAGGAGAACAAGACCCTTGAGACCCTTCTGACAATACCTGTCAGCAGGACCACGATCGTATTCAGCAAACTGCTCGGTTCCGCCATTGTGGGGCTGATCTACGGCATAATCTACATGATCGGGATGTCGGTCTACATCAGCAACATCTCCGGCTCAATAGCCGGGGCCAACCTGTCAGATTATGGGCTCGGCATGGGAATAGAGGACTATGCGATAATGGGCATAATGATATTCCTGGCGATATTCTGCGGTCTGGGACTGTGCATGATAATGGGGGCGTTCGCAAAGAACTACAGGGCTGCGCAGACGATGTTGATGCCTATCACAGTCCTTGCCATAGTGCCGATGTTCGTAACGCTGTTCTCAAGCTGGAGCGCACTTCCGACATTCCTGAAGGGCGTAATGTTCGCAATACCGTTCTCCCATCCCATGATGGCAATGAACAACCTCATGTTCGGAAATATGACGCTTATCTTCGCAGGCATTGTGTATATGCTGATATTCGCTTTGGTAACGATACTTATCACAGTGAGGATCTATAAATCCGATATCCTGCTGACAGGGATAGGAAAGGGAAGCGGAAAGAGCCTTCTGGAAAGAAGGAGGGCCTTGCTTATGTCAGGGTTTGCTTACATAAGGAAGCAGAAGTGA